The genomic DNA CGTCTGTACCGACTTTCATGGCACAGCGATCGTGAGCGACAAAAAATTGTTTAAACGTAAAACCATCGCGGCGCAACTGCGCTTTGAGTTGAGACATGTCAGGGCAACCTTCTAAGTGAAACTGGAGTAGCATAGGGGAAAGCGAAGTGGCCGCAAAGCGATATCCATACAAACAGATGAAGATTACAGCCGTAACGTCTATAATCAGCGCCCCACACAGAGGTAGAACATGACTGTAACGACTTTTTCCGAACTTGAACTCGATGAAAGCCTGCTCAATGCACTTGAGAGCAAAGGCTTTACACGCCCGACCGCCATTCAGGCAGCGGCCATTCCGCCTGCGCTTGAGGGCCGCGATGTGCTCGGTTCTGCGCCAACCGGCACGGGGAAGACAGCAGCTTACTTGCTGCCTGTGTTGCAGCATCTGCTCGATTTTCCACGTAAAAAATCAGGCCCGCCGCGTATTTTGATCCTGACGCCGACGCGCGAGCTGGCGATGCAGGTTGCCGATCACGCCCGCGAGCTGGCGGCCAATACCCATCTGGATATCGCCACGATCACTGGCGGCGTTGCGTATATGAACCACGCCGAAGTGTTCAGCGAAAACCAGGACATCGTCGTTGCGACGACCGGTCGCCTGCTGCAGTACATTAAAGAAGAGAACTTCGACTGCCGCGCGGTAGAAACACTGATTCTGGATGAAGCTGACCGCATGCTGGACATGGGCTTCGCGCAGGATATCGAACATATCGCGGGTGAGACACGCTGGCGTAACCAGACGATGCTGTTCTCTGCCACCCTTGAAGGGGATGCGATCAAAGACTTCGCAGAGCGCCTGCTGGAAGATCCGGTGGAAGTTTCCGCGACGCCGTCCACGCGCGAGCGCAAGAAGATCCACCAGTGGTATTACCGTGCAGATAATCTTGAACACAAGGTTGAGTTACTTAAGCACCTGCTGAAGCAGGAC from Enterobacter ludwigii includes the following:
- the srmB gene encoding ATP-dependent RNA helicase SrmB, yielding MTVTTFSELELDESLLNALESKGFTRPTAIQAAAIPPALEGRDVLGSAPTGTGKTAAYLLPVLQHLLDFPRKKSGPPRILILTPTRELAMQVADHARELAANTHLDIATITGGVAYMNHAEVFSENQDIVVATTGRLLQYIKEENFDCRAVETLILDEADRMLDMGFAQDIEHIAGETRWRNQTMLFSATLEGDAIKDFAERLLEDPVEVSATPSTRERKKIHQWYYRADNLEHKVELLKHLLKQDDATRTIVFVRKRERVHELAEMLRNAGINNCYLEGEMAQVKRTEGIKRLTDGRVNVLVATDVAARGIDIPDVSHVINFDMPRSGDTYLHRIGRTGRAGRKGIAISLVEAHDYLLLQKIGRYVDEPLKARVIDELRPTTRAPSEKMTGKPSKKALAKRAEKKEKEKEKPRVKQRHRDTKNIGKRRKPSSAAPETKTEE